In Nicotiana tabacum cultivar K326 chromosome 19, ASM71507v2, whole genome shotgun sequence, one DNA window encodes the following:
- the LOC107803841 gene encoding peroxidase N1-like precursor (The RefSeq protein has 1 substitution compared to this genomic sequence): MEYYHHSINKMAMFMVILVLAIDVTMVLGQGTRVGFYSSTCPRAESIVQSTVRAHFQSDPTVAPGILRMHFHDCFVLGCDGSILIEGSDAERTAIPNRNLRGFDVIEDAKKQIEAICPGVVSCADILALAARDSVVATRGLTWSVPTGRRDGRVSRAADAGNLPAFFDSVDVQKQKFTAKGLNTQDLVALTGAHTIGTAGCAVIRGRLFNFNSTGGPDPSIDATFLPQLQALCPQNGDAARRVALDTGSANNFDTSYFSNLRNGRGVLESDQKLWTDASTKVFVQRFLGIRGLLGLTFGVEFGRSMVKMSNIEVKTGTNGEIRKVCSAIN; encoded by the exons ATGGAGTACTATCACCATTCAATTAACAAAATGGCCATGTTTATGGTTATTCTAGTGCTAGCCATAGATGTGACTATGGTTTTAGGCCAAGGAACCCGTGTTGGATTTTATTCCAGTACGTGCCCAAGGGCCGAATCCATAGTTCAATCAACGGTGAGGGCTCATTTTCAGTCTGATCCAACGGTGGCACCAGGAATCCTGAGAATGCACTTCCATGATTGTTTTGTACTAGGTTGTGATGGTTCCATCCTCATTGAAGGTTCAGACGCTGAGAGAACTGCTATCCCAAATAGAAATTTGAGAGGATTCGACGTTATTGAGGATGCTAAGAAGCAAATTGAAGCTATCTGTCCTGGAGTTGTTTCCTGCGCTGACATTCTTGCTCTTGCTGCTCGTGATTCTGTTGTCGCG ACTAGGGGACTGACATGGTCTGTGCCCACGGGACGTAGAGATGGGCGAGTTTCTAGAGCAGCTGATGCGGGTAATCTGCCAGCTTTTTTTGATTCCGTGGATGTTCAAAAGCAAAAGTTTACTGCAAAGGGTCTCAACACTCAAGATCTTGTCGCCCTTACTG GTGCGCACACTATTGGAACCGCAGGTTGCGCAGTCATCAGAGACAGGCTATTCAATTTCAACTCCACTGGCGGCCCTGACCCTTCAATAGATGCAACCTTTCTTCCTCAGCTTCAAGCATTATGTCCACAAAATGGGGACGCCGCAAGGCGTGTGGCACTAGACACTGGAAGCGCAAACAATTTCGACACCTCGTATTTCTCCAACCTCAGGAATGGTCGTGGAGTTCTGGAATCAGACCAGAAGCTGTGGACCGATGCTTCTACAAAGGTGTTTGTCCAAAGGTTCTTGGGTATTAGGGGATTGCTTGGGTTGACATTCGGCGTCGAGTTTGGCAGGTCCATGGTTAAAATGAGCAATATTGAGGTTAAGACTGGCACTAATGGTGAAATTCGTAAAGTTTGCTCTGCCATCAACTAA